The Mugil cephalus isolate CIBA_MC_2020 chromosome 11, CIBA_Mcephalus_1.1, whole genome shotgun sequence genome includes a window with the following:
- the casp2 gene encoding caspase-2 isoform X3: MLECGMVKRDKQALRRCSAVLCKELVVDELLIQSLQADDILTEAMAEGILAEQTSQKRSWRLLLLLPKRGPRAFSSFCSALRETEQQHLLDLLSQSPPKDGRETHADSIQPEEEPGGKAGRRVMERTERKRETSSVEREENSEVSSTSSVPVQASDSSQGPESSFRDWTPVKEEDRKRERQRTKKRERDKQTDGFADSSLPFSTQEGVAAKRPKTHESMEFSLDADSPINTPVLPCTPDFYLSHCQQSYRMNSTPRGFALVISNVTFDPCAAPDLDPRKGGEVDDEVLRKVFTELDYLVSVHRDLTAQGMKTCIENFCRRPEHRTVDSCVVCLLSHGVEGAIYGTDGQLLQLDWVFEAFDNAHCPLLQNKPKMFFIQACRGDEMDCGVEQIDGPVRTCSPSCEQRDAGREGQGDADSRQRGDLGRPRIKLPQRSDMICGFASLKGQRICTAAMRNTKRGSWFIQELNTALRHRSRDTHLADIMVQVNGRIKEREGYAPGTAHHRCKEMSEFTSSLCKDLYLFPKYQPQY; the protein is encoded by the exons ATGTTGGAGTGTGGCATGGTGAAGCGGGACAAGCAGGCTCTTCGGAGATGCTCTGCGGTTCTCTGTAAAGAGCTGGTGGTGGATGAGCTGCTCATTCAGTCACTACAGGCAGATGACATCCTAACAGAGGCCATGGCGGAGGGCATCCTG GCAGAGCAAACGTCTCAGAAACGCAGCTGGCGCTTGCTGCTTCTTTTACCAAAGCGAGGACCCAGAGCCTTCAGCAGCTTCTGCTCAGCTCTCAGAGAAACTGAGCAGCAGCACCTGTTAGACCTGCTCAGTCAATCACCGCCAAAGGATGGCAGAGAGACGCATGCAGAC AGTATTCAGCCTGAGGAAGAGCCAGGGGGAAAGGCAGGGCGACGGGTCATGGAGAGaacagaaaggaagagagag ACGTCCTCAgtagagagagaggaaaacagtGAAGTGAGCAGCACCTCATCCGTCCCAGTCCAAGCTTCAGATAGCAGCCAGGGTCCAGAGTCTTCATTCAGAGACTGGACTCCAGTcaaggaggaggacaggaagagagagaggcagaggacaaagaaaagagaaagagataagCAGACAGAT ggGTTTGCGGACTCTTCTCTGCCATTTTCAACACAGGAGGGAGTTGCAGCTAAGAGACCAAAGACACATG AGTCCATGGAGTTTAGTCTAGATGCTGACAGTCCCATCAACACTCCTGTCCTGCCGTGCACTCCTGACTTTTACCTCTCTCACTGCCAGCAG tcGTACAGAATGAATTCAACCCCTCGTGGGTTCGCCTTGGTGATCAGTaatgtgacctttgacccctgcGCTGCTCCTGACCTTGACCCAAGGAAGGGAGGTGAGGTGGACGACGAGGTCCTCAGGAAGGTCTTCACAGAGTTGGACTACCTTGTTAGTGTCCACAGAGACCTCACTGCTCAG GGTATGAAGACATGCATTGAGAACTTTTGCAGACGGCCGGAGCACCGGACAGTGGACAGCTGTGTGGTGTGTCTCCTCTCCCACGGAGTGGAAGGTGCAATATATGGCACAGATGGACAACTCCTGCag CTTGACTGGGTGTTCGAGGCCTTTGACAATGCACACTGTCCACTTCTacaaaacaaacctaaaatgtttttcatcCAGGCCTGCAGAGGAG ACGAGATGGACTGTGGAGTGGAGCAGATAGACGGACCAGTGAGGACGTGCTCACCAAGCTGTGAGCAGCGGGACGCTGGACGGGAAGGACAGGGAGACGCAGACTCCAGACAGAGAGGGGACCTGGGGAGGCCGAGGATTAAACTCCCCCAGCGGTCGGACATGATCTGCGGCTTTGCATCTCTCAAAGGTCAGAGAATTT GCACAGCAGCCATGCGAAACACCAAGAGAGGATCTTGGTTCATCCAGGAACTCAACACAGCACTCCGCCACCGCTCCAGAGACACACACCTTGCAGACATCATGGTGCAG GTCAACGGGCGTATCAAGGAGAGGGAAGGTTACGCCCCGGGTACAGCCCACCATCGCTGCAAGGAGATGTCGGAGTTCACCAGCTCATTGTGCAAAGACCTCTACCTATTCCCCAAGTACCAGCCCCAGTATTGA